In Deltaproteobacteria bacterium, a genomic segment contains:
- a CDS encoding branched-chain amino acid ABC transporter permease, producing the protein MARSDVKKFFLYSLFLGILVIPLVGFPTTTFDASRAFTVWGAFVGLLAFGMIVKGVRRSHGYENLSNNLAPARKRIKDRLNAVPVKYYLIVLLAFTVIYPMVANRYLIDVGITCLIYVILGLGLNIVVGLAGLLDLGYIAFYAVGAYTYALLNLNFGIPFWFCIPMGIAFGCIAGCIIGYPTLKMRGDYLAIVTMGFGEIIRLMLNNWDKLTAGPNGLYGMSKPGIIYPSFADGGLTWVIFHLKSLQALYFLALVFAVLTVIGVQRLDKSRIGRAWVAIREDEVAAELSGVPTMWLKLLAYALGASFASVIGGFFAAKLSYTNPNFFIFMESCIVLCIVVLGGVGSTPGVIIAAVILSAVPEIFRDLQNYRMLAFGAAMAAMMVLKPEGLIPATRRKRELHVAEQNTHEET; encoded by the coding sequence ATGGCACGATCGGATGTAAAGAAATTTTTCCTATATTCCCTGTTTCTCGGAATTCTCGTCATACCATTGGTCGGATTTCCCACCACAACCTTCGATGCCTCCAGAGCCTTCACGGTATGGGGAGCGTTTGTGGGGCTGCTGGCGTTTGGAATGATCGTCAAAGGCGTTCGGCGCAGCCACGGTTACGAGAATCTGTCAAACAACCTGGCGCCCGCCCGAAAGCGGATCAAGGACAGGTTGAACGCCGTACCGGTCAAATACTACCTCATCGTCCTGCTGGCTTTTACCGTGATCTACCCCATGGTGGCCAACCGGTATCTCATCGATGTCGGCATCACCTGCCTGATTTATGTCATTTTGGGGCTGGGCCTCAATATCGTCGTAGGGCTTGCCGGTCTACTCGACCTTGGCTACATCGCCTTCTATGCCGTCGGCGCATATACCTACGCACTTCTCAATTTGAATTTTGGAATTCCTTTCTGGTTCTGCATCCCCATGGGAATTGCTTTCGGCTGTATCGCCGGCTGCATCATCGGCTATCCCACCTTGAAAATGCGCGGCGATTATCTGGCTATCGTGACCATGGGGTTCGGCGAAATTATACGGCTGATGCTCAACAACTGGGACAAACTGACCGCCGGCCCCAATGGTCTCTACGGCATGAGCAAACCGGGAATCATCTATCCGTCCTTTGCCGACGGCGGATTGACCTGGGTGATCTTTCATTTGAAATCCCTCCAAGCGCTTTACTTCCTCGCCCTCGTCTTCGCGGTGCTGACCGTTATCGGCGTCCAGCGCCTGGACAAGTCAAGGATCGGCCGGGCATGGGTGGCCATCCGTGAAGACGAAGTAGCCGCCGAGCTGTCGGGCGTACCGACCATGTGGCTCAAGTTGCTGGCTTATGCCCTGGGCGCCTCCTTCGCCTCGGTCATCGGTGGCTTTTTTGCAGCCAAGTTGAGCTATACCAATCCGAACTTCTTTATTTTCATGGAATCGTGCATCGTTTTATGCATCGTTGTATTAGGCGGTGTCGGAAGCACCCCCGGGGTTATTATCGCTGCTGTCATCTTGTCCGCTGTCCCGGAAATATTCCGCGACCTCCAGAATTATCGTATGCTGGCTTTCGGTGCCGCCATGGCGGCGATGATGGTCCTGAAACCGGAAGGATTGATACCGGCGACCCGACGTAAACGCGAACTGCATGTCGCCGAACAGAATACGCACGAGGAAACCTAA
- a CDS encoding ABC transporter ATP-binding protein, giving the protein MLQLEDVHTYYGNIHALKGVSISIPKGGIVCLIGANGAGKSTTLMTIFGIQPAAKGKIFYDSQPIEKLQPEQIAARGVAQSPEGRQIFPTMSVRENLEMGAYLRSDKKEIAKDMEWVFTLFPRLAERLGQLGGTLSGGEQQMLAIARALMQRPKLLLLDEPSLGLAPKLVEVIFETITQINQDSSTTIFLVEQNANMALGISDTGYVMETGKIVLTDKSSVLLESEQVKKAYLG; this is encoded by the coding sequence ATTCTGCAACTCGAGGATGTCCATACCTACTATGGGAACATTCACGCCCTGAAGGGGGTATCGATAAGCATCCCCAAAGGGGGAATCGTCTGTCTTATCGGTGCCAACGGTGCGGGTAAATCCACGACTCTCATGACCATATTCGGCATCCAGCCGGCCGCCAAAGGAAAGATATTCTACGACTCGCAACCCATCGAAAAGCTTCAACCCGAACAGATAGCCGCTCGCGGCGTCGCCCAAAGCCCGGAAGGCCGACAAATTTTTCCCACCATGTCCGTTCGCGAAAACCTGGAAATGGGCGCCTATCTGCGCAGCGACAAAAAAGAAATCGCCAAAGATATGGAATGGGTCTTCACGCTTTTCCCGCGCCTGGCGGAGCGACTCGGACAGTTGGGCGGCACCTTGAGCGGCGGGGAGCAGCAGATGCTCGCCATCGCCCGTGCCCTGATGCAGCGGCCGAAGCTGTTGCTGCTGGACGAGCCTTCCTTGGGGCTGGCTCCCAAACTGGTGGAAGTGATTTTCGAAACCATAACGCAGATCAACCAGGATAGCAGCACGACCATCTTTCTCGTAGAGCAGAATGCAAACATGGCCCTGGGGATTTCCGATACCGGTTATGTCATGGAAACAGGCAAAATCGTGCTGACCGACAAGTCTTCCGTGCTTCTGGAGAGCGAACAGGTGAAAAAAGCCTACCTGGGCTAA
- a CDS encoding enoyl-CoA hydratase/isomerase family protein, whose amino-acid sequence MEKSTVLYHREGNVGIITLNRPHRLNALNGELLKTFMETLDAARRDRDAEVIILTGAGKSFCSGEDLKETAEGKSVATWMDEAERLQDVQRCTLKLDKPLIAAVKGYAVGGGCEIAMSCDIRIAAESAVFGFPETGVGLTVTNAGTKLLTHLVGLGKAKELVFTGEFIDANEACNIGLANKVVPDDALMDETLAMAQKISRRSPMALKFSRIAIDQGMSASFEEILELEASHLLACALAGNEKTFVENRLKEMKK is encoded by the coding sequence ATGGAAAAATCGACCGTTTTATATCATCGCGAAGGGAATGTCGGCATTATTACCCTGAACCGCCCTCATCGCCTTAACGCGCTGAACGGTGAACTTTTGAAGACCTTTATGGAAACCCTCGACGCCGCCCGCCGCGACCGGGATGCCGAGGTCATCATCCTCACCGGAGCCGGCAAGAGTTTTTGCTCGGGTGAAGACCTGAAAGAGACCGCCGAAGGCAAGAGCGTTGCAACCTGGATGGATGAGGCGGAGCGGCTGCAGGACGTGCAGCGCTGCACCTTGAAGCTGGACAAGCCCTTGATTGCCGCCGTCAAGGGATACGCCGTCGGTGGCGGTTGTGAGATCGCCATGAGTTGCGATATCCGTATCGCCGCCGAATCCGCCGTTTTCGGGTTTCCCGAGACCGGCGTCGGGTTGACGGTAACCAACGCGGGAACCAAGCTGTTGACCCATCTGGTGGGCCTTGGAAAAGCCAAGGAACTGGTTTTTACGGGTGAATTTATCGACGCCAACGAGGCCTGCAACATCGGGCTGGCCAACAAAGTGGTTCCCGACGACGCGTTGATGGATGAAACCCTGGCCATGGCCCAAAAAATTTCCCGGCGTTCGCCCATGGCGTTGAAATTCTCCCGCATCGCCATCGACCAGGGCATGAGCGCCAGCTTCGAAGAAATACTGGAGCTTGAAGCCAGCCACCTCCTTGCCTGTGCGCTGGCCGGGAATGAAAAAACCTTTGTCGAAAATCGCCTGAAGGAAATGAAGAAATAG
- a CDS encoding FAD-binding oxidoreductase, with amino-acid sequence MKPKSAVIIGAGVIGAFAAYFLLKKGWQTILIDQGTFGNGSSEGNCGLIVPNHVLPLNSYATLVTALGSMLKKDAPLHVNPRLKPDQIRWFCSFALKCGHRDIAASARGRHALLQSAFALYPGIIEKERLDCDWEVAGSVHAFKTRSAWEAFRKEESVVRQYGIAARPLNRKQLQRLEPGLSTDLYGGWHYPQTAQLCPEKLLEAMHGMLSGKGATIIENTQVTGFEVGSGRAMGVRAGNKTIAADAFVVATGAWAPFLAKDLGCRLPIQPGKGYSLTFAHPPEAPARACFFEEKSVVATPWPDSLRLGGTMEFSGFDDRLNPERLKALTRGADQYMRHPVAGPAAKEWCGFRPMTADGLPVIDWSPALENVLVAAGHNMLGLSMGPGTGRLVAEMVSREKPHVDPRAYRLQRFKGTP; translated from the coding sequence ATGAAACCTAAATCGGCTGTCATCATCGGCGCCGGGGTTATCGGCGCCTTTGCCGCCTATTTCTTGCTTAAAAAAGGCTGGCAAACCATTCTCATCGATCAGGGCACGTTCGGAAACGGCAGCTCGGAGGGCAATTGCGGGTTGATCGTCCCCAACCACGTATTGCCCTTGAATTCCTACGCCACCCTGGTAACGGCCCTCGGCAGCATGCTTAAAAAGGACGCCCCCCTGCATGTAAACCCGCGCCTCAAACCGGATCAAATCAGATGGTTCTGCAGCTTTGCCTTGAAATGCGGACACCGGGACATCGCGGCCTCGGCCCGGGGACGGCACGCCCTTTTGCAGAGCGCTTTCGCCCTTTACCCCGGCATCATCGAAAAGGAACGGCTCGACTGCGACTGGGAAGTTGCCGGCAGCGTGCACGCGTTCAAAACAAGATCTGCGTGGGAAGCCTTTCGCAAAGAGGAAAGCGTTGTGCGGCAATACGGTATCGCCGCCCGGCCCCTCAACCGTAAACAGCTGCAGCGACTGGAACCCGGCCTTTCTACCGATCTTTACGGTGGATGGCATTATCCGCAAACGGCTCAGCTGTGTCCGGAAAAACTCCTGGAAGCGATGCACGGCATGCTTTCCGGAAAAGGCGCCACCATCATCGAAAACACGCAAGTCACCGGCTTCGAGGTCGGAAGCGGGCGTGCCATGGGTGTTCGGGCCGGAAATAAAACCATCGCCGCCGACGCATTCGTTGTGGCGACCGGTGCCTGGGCCCCTTTCCTGGCGAAGGACCTGGGCTGCAGGCTTCCCATTCAACCGGGAAAGGGGTATTCGTTGACCTTTGCGCATCCACCTGAAGCACCTGCCCGTGCCTGTTTTTTCGAAGAAAAAAGCGTCGTGGCCACTCCCTGGCCGGACAGCCTGCGCCTGGGAGGCACCATGGAATTCTCGGGCTTCGACGACCGCCTCAACCCCGAACGCTTGAAAGCCCTGACAAGGGGTGCGGACCAATACATGCGGCATCCGGTCGCCGGCCCCGCCGCAAAGGAGTGGTGCGGCTTTCGCCCCATGACCGCCGACGGGCTGCCGGTGATCGACTGGTCACCGGCCCTTGAAAACGTCCTTGTCGCAGCCGGTCACAACATGCTGGGCCTGAGCATGGGGCCGGGAACCGGCAGGCTGGTCGCCGAAATGGTCAGCCGGGAAAAACCGCATGTCGATCCGCGCGCTTACCGTTTACAACGGTTTAAAGGAACGCCGTGA